Genomic segment of Gallus gallus isolate bGalGal1 chromosome 28, bGalGal1.mat.broiler.GRCg7b, whole genome shotgun sequence:
CAGGCAGGAATGGTTGACTGCGTCAGCAGCCTTCGCCcgaggcattattttcagattcGGCGCTTCCCTGGGACCCCCTCTGTTACTGATTTCTAAGGGTTGCAGatctccctgccctgcccagcacGGCCCACCGAGGAGATGGGGGAGCAACAGAGCAGGGGGGGCAGCGACCCGAGCATCCAgagagaggggatggggaggggggacaGTGACCACAGGTGGGGAAACCAGAGCACCGTGGCTGTGATGTGCCCCAACGATGACACTCCAAAAGCCAAACACAAGGACTGCATCCCCTGCAGGGACTCTCTGCCTACAGCTGGGACTGCCCCGTGCACACACATCCTCCCGTTGAGAGTTAACGGTGCAGGATATTTACCTTTTTTGCTCACTGTATATACAGACCACCGACTGTAAAAGTAAGTTTCGAGAAGTCAGCCTGCAATAACCAAGCCTTATGAAATGAAGGTACATGCAGACGTCGGACAGCTCTGACTGTCGCTCCCCGCGGGTGCTCCAAAGGCCACCGCTGCGTGAGTTAAAAATACGTTTTATGCAAACGTCCCAATGATTGTTTAAAACTTTGCtcaactgcaataaaaaaaacagagtaaaaCTGGCAGCGCTGCTATAGGAGCCAGACAACGTCCTGCCCAAcggggctgctggcacagcGACACAGCCTCAGAAATGCCCCTGGATGAGAAGTCGGGGCACACAGAGCATCACGGAACGgcagaatgggttgggttggaaggggcagAAGAAGACCTAGGAGAAATTTCATCAGCGCATCAAGGCTGGGTTTGGTGACAATTAAAATCAGCACGTTTGTCTCCGATTCTGAACCCAACAATCTGCCTGTGCTGAGAAGTGACACTGTGCTGCGGCCTCTAACGAGCTCCTGACATTCACTCGAGGAAGAGGAACGTAATCACTGCTCAGCCGGTGCCAGGTGGAAGAGCTCCACAGACCTGAAGGAGACCGGGAGAACAAACTGCCTTCCAGCCACGCATGGACCGGGAGCGGGGAAGGCACAGGGactgctccccagcaccccccaTACCACAGCCGGCAGTGGGGAGCAGCCCATGGGGTCCCTGCGCCGCCGCTCCCAGAGCCGTGtgatggcagtgctgctctgtgcccccaCATGCACTGAGACCCCCACCCACACTGAGACCCCCGCGGCACTCAGAGCACATCACAGCTctgtttctgaaacaaacagTTGAATAAAAGGCGCTGGCGTGGTCAGCCTATGAAGATTTACATGTTCCAGCCGGATTTTTCCACCTTTAGAGAGAATCACATTTAAGGTACGTTTTTCATTGTCTACTTCAGGTTAGTTTTTATGTGCTGAGCatcacccacagctcccacacTCCTCTCCCACACCTCCAGCTCCCAGGACAAGGAGCCATCGCCACGTGAAGCCAAACCTGCTTCTCAGCCCCATCCCGTGCCCGAATCCCACCCcgcagcagctcagagcacacCGCAGCTGCTCAGTCAGCCGTGCATTCACTGTTACCAGGACAACGAGAAGCAGATTTAGGCGAAGTAATGACTGGCTTTGCTGCCAGAGAGGAGCTGCTCCTCCATCTCTGGTTACTCAGAATaaagtaacttaaaaaaaaaaccaaataaattAATCGTGATGGACAAGTTTCATTGCACCCCCCCAGGAAGAACACTGCAAGGTGATCAAAGCGCACAGAGCAAACCCTGGGACCTCCATGAGCCCCTCTGGgtctgcacacagagcagctgaggggatccccacacagacacagcccAATGGGGGTCACTGCACGGCGCTGTGCTGCCGTCACACAGTTCTGAGGACAATCCCAGCACCATCCACTGCCTCCGCAGAGGGCAGACAAAGGTCCGGGCCGTGAGAAACGCTGCTGCGAGGCTGCAGGACCGGAGAATACCGTCACTGGGGAGCAGCGTTATCATGGAGCACACAGTGCTGCGTGTGGGACACACTGCCCAGAACGCAGCCTCCGTGAGCTCCACTGCTCAGGGAACAACACGTCAGCTCCCAGCCCTCGTGCTGCACCCCCCGAAACCACAGAACGCAGACACACATCGCGGCCACCGCGGGGCCTTCGAGGTGGGacctcagcacagcagtgggctGTGAGCTCTTCGCTGCAGTGCTCGTGCTGTGCGAATGATACACATTCCAGCCCAGGTTTTGCTTCTGCACCTCCTGTGTCGCTCCCGTTCCCCATCCATAATTGTACAGCACGTTTTCCTTGCCTACTGTGGAGCAATACAGCGAACACCATCGAGCCGTTCACTTCTTACACTTgcaataaaaagcagaattagcttttaaataagcaaataaacacaGCGCTGCGGTGCGGCAGCAATGATCAATGATAACGCCTTCAAATCAGTAcctgctgggctggagctgtgtgtgtgtttgttagTAGGGCTATTCACCACCCAGCCCCGCTGCTGTGCGGGCAGCACGGCCGGGCACGCCAGCTGTGCCCCTGTGGAGCTGCACCGCTCTCGGGGTCTCCTTTACGGCTTCCACGCCAAACCTCGGCGTGAGGACGGCACGGGGCTCCGAAGCGCACAGCGGGGAGAAGCCGGGCTGCCACGGAGCGCTGCGTTCCGTGCTTTGCGCTCACAGTGCCACCGACGTTTCCGAAATGCCCATCGCTGCGCCGTGTGGATTTGGAGCCGTTCCCGCACCGCTGCCCTTCGCGGTGGGAAAGCCGACAGCGGCCCGCGGGACAGCCCGGCACCTGCGCGGCGCTCTCCAAATGAACGCATTCGTCTTCAGAACCCCCCGCTCAGCGCCAACCGCCCTCAGCGCGGCTCCTCCTGCGGGGTCGCCCCGTACGGGCCCCGCGTCAGCCCGAGCCGAACACGGAGCAGCGCACAGCGCAGCGTAACGCCCCCTCAGTACCCGCGGGCGGACGGATCAGCGCGGCCCCAACAGACCCCGCGCAGCGCCGCGGAGGCCCCGCCGGTCCGTCCGGCGCGGCGGCCCAACGCGTTCCCGGCGCGGCCCCAGAGGAACGCCGAACACccgcggcgcggagcggcggccgTCGCGCCTCCCACCCACCCGGGGCCGAAAGCGCCGAGCCGAGCGATGAAGGTCACCCGCACCTCCCCTCCTCTCCGGGCCCCGCTGCCCCGCGCCGGaggccgcgccgcccgccccgaggcccggccctgccccgcCGTGCAGAGGTACAAAGGGTTCCGCTCCGGGGCCGCCTCCCCCCGCCGCGGCGCGGAGCCGCAgcccgggccccgccgccccctccctcccccccgctccccgcccgcaCTCACTCTCGGCGCGGCCGCCGCAGGCCGCCAACACCGCGGCCACCGCCAcgaccgccgccgccgccgctctcGGTCCCATGGCCGCGTCGCTGGAGCCGCTCGGCGCGTCCCGGCGGGGGCGAATCAGAggccgcggggcgggcgcgggggcCGGGCCCGGCTTCGGGTTCGCATCGTCGGGAAGAGCCCCGCGGAACGGCCGCGGTCCGCTCTGCGGAGCCCGGCCCGGCGGCTCAGGACGCGGCTCTCGGCCCCTCCAGCGCAggccgggcgggcggccgcCTCCTGCCCAGTAAACAAGGGGCTGCCCCCGTCAGCTGCGAGCGGGCGGCGGCAAGAGGCGGCGCGGAGCCGGGaggggacgggacgggacgggggaggagcgcggcgcggcggcggaTTCCACCTGCCGGGCCGGGGCGCTGCGCTGAgggcgggggcggccgcgggcggcGGGAGCGGAGCGCAGCGCAGCCGTGAGCGCGGCCCGGTGCCGCTCCGTTGGCCGCCGAGCAGCCGCGCACAGCCCGGCCCGGGCGGTTTCTGCGGAGGGACGCAGCGTTTGagtccttttcctcctcttttcatCGCCTTCGCTGCGTGGTTGTGCGAACCATTGCCGTGCGTTTCCTGGCAACTTCCAGTAGTTTTCTCAGGCGTTTGCTGTCACCCGTTTCTGCGAGACGCGGAGTTACATAAACTCGGGAACGAAGCGCTTCTAATTCTGCCCCGCTCACTAAAGAGCTTCCACCGAATCTTTGCCCCTCCATCGGCTCTGCGCAGCTCACCGCTGCGCGCCCCCATAGAGCCGCAGGCGGCCCCCGGCCCTGAGCCGCGCATGGAGCGGTCGCACCGCTCTCAGCCTTTGTGCCGTTTGTCCGTATGGAGGGGCGCCGCGGGGCGATCCGTAGCTGTGAAAGGCAGAAGGAGCGGCCGGTGAGAGCCCGGCTGTGGTGGGGGAGCTCGCTCTGACCCTCTGTGATGTCCCCCGGTGGGACGGGGCCTGCTTCGCGGTGCTTCACACGAACAAGCTCAGCTGCGGCGCTGCCTGGGCAGCAACGGCCGCTTTGTAGCCTTTGCTGGAAGGTTGGGATGAAGGGCTGTGAGCAGCGCTGCCTTCCCGTGTGATGGCTGCGGCAGGACGCGCTGCGGGGCGGCAGAGCTGCCGCTGTGGGCACGGtgacccccagctctgctctcagcattTGCTCAGATGTGCGCTCCTGTTGACGACCCACGGGTGTGCGGCACACTCAGAACTCCGCTCCCTTTGGGGCGCTGCAGGAAGGGAGGGCAGAAGGAGTGGGAACGGGCAGCAAAACCCCGCGCTCCGTGCttgcagctcagcctgcctCCCATCAGAGCCTCTGCATAGAGCAGAAAGAGCCACACGTCATCCCCAGAGCTCGGGCTGCGTGGAATTCATAATGTGACTGTAATAGCAACCTGCTTCTGCTTACTCACGTTCTCATTGCTTTCCATGTGATAATAATATCATCTTACAGATCGGCACGGGAGGATTGAAGGCTGCAgctctcttctctttcactAAAATACCATCTTTAGTTTCTAATTACTGATTGGGAACGTCGCTGTGCAGCCCTTCCCGTGCGGTcgctgctctgcagccatcgTTTGCCATCACAACAACCCAACGGCAGTTGGGTTGGCTCCAGGAAGGGAACGGAGCCCCTGCGTGTTCCTGGTCCTGTTCCCAAGAGCTGCACTTTGTGCTCTTCTCTCACTTCCAATTTAAGAAACATTGCTAAAACCATCGGTCTGATATATGAAGTACAACTCCTGCCTTAAGCATTAACagttctctctcctctccaggtATGTTTTATGGTTTCTTAGGAACGGGTCCTGGTTGCTGAGGTGAAGAGTTACCCCATGGAGAGGAGACGGTTCTGCTTGGAATAAAGCAAAGGTTGCCTTATTTTGTTGCCCGTTATCCGTCCTCCTGCCCTGTGGGGACATGGAGGAGtttctgctgcagccagcagcggCTCAGGCTGTGCACCATGGGCAGGATGCGGCCAGAAGGTTCCAGAACGgactgctcagcactgagcacagcacagcctcgGGAAACGCACCTCATCCTGTTTGGAGCCACGCAGAACTATTGCCAGATCTCCCAATATGAAATATTCCGCATCGCAGTGACCCAACTCCTTTCCTACCCTTCCTTCCATCCGCACCACCTCCAATAAGTGAGCGCCGTCCTCCCAAAGGCGCTCTGAGGTCAAAGCCCACCACCTCCCGTGCTGTGGGCAGAAGcctcagctttctgctgctggaaCGGGAGGCACGGTCAGCCCTTGCAGATAACCCCCTTGTTACGTGAGCAAACACGGCCTTTGCTTGAGGTGCAAATGGCGGAGGATGAGGAGCACAGGAGATGGCAGCGCTGCCCATTTCAGCTCCAGCTTTTTGTCCTGGCTGATGTTTGGGTGCCGCGGAGGCAGACACAACGTTGGGTGTGCTTTCCATTCCTTTAATTCAGCACGAACCTTCCCAGATAGAGAGTAACGAGATGTCTCTCGCTGGGTACAACCCCAGGCCACCGTGTTCcgtgcacagccccacagcccacccacatcccagccccactgctgccccacagcactgcagagctccgGCTCCCACCCCCCGCGCGGGGCGCACCGCGGCTGGCAGGCGTGCAGTTCTGTATCAGCAGCCACGTGCAAATCGGTGGCTGCAGCCACGTCACCCTGTAATACGTCGATGCGCACACTGTGCCCCAGGCAACCAACTGGCTGTGCCAGTTCTCATCTacagtttgtgtttttttttttttttaattaattaatgcaCATTTTTTGCTAATCCTGGGTCAGAATTGGAGGGACGGCCCCTCCGGGCAGCGTAGCAGAGTTCAGCAGACCGTAACCCTGTGCTCTATGCTGCTTTATctcatgttttgtgttttggaCAGCATAGAACTCCCAGTTCCCACTTTGATAAGCAGTTTGTTCTGTCGCTAGGAGACACACCCTTTCTTTGTAAATGTTACAAATCAAGCATATCTAATCCATTATTCACTAGCTGCTGCAGCTTCCCACTTCCATCTATTAAGAGGTAGCAACCGTGCCAGAAATGTCACAGTGGTCTCATGTGACAGGTGGCGTTGATTGAGCCTCCATGGTTCGTAATGTCACTGCTGGTCAATGGGAacgtgcagcacagcccagcggCACCGCGGCCCGCAGGAGGAGCAGCCGGCACTGCGCTCCAGGCCTGGGAACGGCGTCAGCGCTCTGCTGTAGGCAGACAGCTCTgattgctgctttctgctcctaTCTGCTCTATTATTACAGTTGATGTTTCTTTCATGCTTGTCACTGCGTAAGATTTTGATTCCGAGGTTTCATTTCAGGTTTATGGCGGAGTCAATGGGAAGGGAGGTGGAGCTGCACGTGGTGAGCGGTGGGACGGGACCTCCATCCACGCACTCTTCGCCACTCCACAGCTCACACAAAGCATTGGGTGTGAGAGCTGCCTCACAGCGGGGCAGACGCGCTCGGGCCAACCCGCAGTCGCTGCTGTGAGGCTCAGGAAGGCCGCATTCACCATCCTGACACGGCCTGAGGCTGACAGCAGTGTCACAGCAGCAGCGGCATTACTTTCACTTGCTGCCTGGAAGCGGTGCCATGCACAGCAGGGCCCAGCCCTGCGTCTGACAAACATCTCCCCACGTCCATTGCCCAAGCTTTGGGGAAGTTAAGCAATTCTCACTCGACAGTGTTTGCAGAATGCCATTTCTATGCACAACACCGCCCCACGAAGTGAAGCACATCAGAACCCCACAGCACAACGTGGGGCTGAGGCCTGAAGTCACGGCGCGCACCACAGCATTACCTCAGGCAGAAAGGAGGGCTGTCCGTCTGTCCGTGGCCCCACAGAGCACAGTGACCGCGTTCTGTGACTGCTTACCCTGAACTCCCCCACACAGACCTCCAAAGCATCTCCGAGGTGCTGTCATTACTAAAGGAACTTGAGAAAAGCAAAGGCTGCAACTTCTGCTTGACAAAGCAGTCATTGTGTGCAGGGAGACTGCCGCCCATTGGGGCAATTAACCGTTCGGTTCGTCAGTGCAGAAGGTGACATTCCTCCATGGCTTTggggggcacagctctgcaacagcactgcaggtggcaGAAGTGATGGGGTTCAACCTCCAATGCAGCACTTCACCCTTCAAAAGAAGGCACCCACAGAACGTCAGTGCTGTGAAGTTAAATGGCAGCCGATGCTGATTTGGAGGACTGAACGTTTCTGGAGGGCAGCGACCCCTCCCAGGGCTTTTCAACACAGCTCCTCATTTAGAAGTGTCAAAACCTCACAGCCAACACACGGCTGAGGGTAACGCGGAGCTTCTGCAAGCTGGATTCAAAACAAGTCTATTCTCAGTATGAAAGGGGAAAATGTTGCAGACAATGAGGAAGTGCTATCGTCGGAACGTCCCACTGCCACACACAATTCCAGCACCGCTCTCTGCTCTAAAAGAAATGCTCAGCACTGAAATCCCTGCAGGGGAAGCAGCAAACAGCTCGGATTCAAACACCGTTTGGCGGCACTGATGGAGAACGGGGAGAGACCAACAGCGCAGCTCAACGTCTGGAAGCGCGGCATCGTCACAGCGCTGCACTTCCATTCATTTGGAAGCTCCTGTAGAACACAAAGGCGTTCTGTTCGGACAGAGCTGCTCCGCTGGGATGGGCTCAGAGGAGAGTTCGATTTTCGCGAGCACACCACGCTGTGACCAACAGATTTTCCCCCCTCGCCTCCCCTCCGCTGTGATCCACGCGCAGAGAAGCCGAAATATCCCCACCTCGTGGTCAGAAGGAGCAAACGGCgaaaagcacagcagccacGGGCGGCTCTGCAGCGCAGCACTGCACCCAACACACACAGCTTCAGGTAAAGGACAGCACAGGTGCAGAACGGCTCCAGCTACATCACCAACACCTGAGGATGGCTGTGAGACTGTTACAACCAACCCCGCTTTATTGGAGGctattttcttccagctgtAACAGTTTAAGAAGTTTTCTCTAGTTTTATCAGTTATCTCTCAGGAATCCTAATTGGAGAAGGAAACTCCTGACCACAGAGTTTGTCCCAAGAGGtaaaggctgatttttttttcccaccctctttctatttctgtctggaaaacagcagcttCCTTGAGATGTTTGTACAGGTGAGGTCTATGCTGTACGGGGTGCACTGTGTGTACAGCTCCACACTGCCACGGCCACTGCGTTTTCTTATGCAAGAACAAAACATAACCGACAATGAGTGAGAAGAGCAGTGCATCGAAAAGGGAAGCAAACACAACTTCAGCCCTCCCATAGTAACACCAAACTGAAGAagtctgcaaaaacaaacattccTCTTAGCAGAAGGTGAGCCTGAGAATGATTTTACCTGTCGGCACTCTCTGAATCCAAGCCAGGACAGCAACTCAATAGCAGCGTTCTTTTCCTACACCCTACAGCTGTGTATGTACACAACCTTGTAATTAAATATCCTGTTGGCAGCAAGATCCTAGCACAGCACAGTAAagctgttaaagaaaaaaaaaaacctgggaCTTCAACGGAGCATTATTTATATCCCTATTGAGCAATGCCTTTCAGAAGTTGTAACACTTGCCACAACCACATTAAAAACAGAGGACCGTATCTATCTGCTCAGGAATTTTTTAGGAGCTCAGTATGAACTGCTATCTTTAACCTGGTCCTTCCCTCAATAGGCAATGGTATTAACTGGGGAGAAACATGTAACAAAGTACCCAAAAATGCTCTCCATGAAACCAGTCATGGAATTCATCAACTGCACAGACAAGGTGGGAGGAGAGGCCATGGACGGCCTCCTCCAGGACACCACGGGCAGCAAGAATTGCTACTGACACTTATCACACCAGCTGAGCCTTCTGACTTGtgccagttaaaaaaaaatcattttagtttgGGGAAAATTCTGATAAAGAGAATCATGCTGATGAATATAAAACAAACGACAATTAACATTATCCAGAGCAGCCAGTTGACCGATTTCTTCGCATGCTGTTCAAGGCGGTCAGATTCATCCTTCAGCTTCTCAAAGTTCTGGTCTGCCATCCGGAGAGAGTGGGACAGTGTCTGGGGGCAGAGAGAACACAGCGCATCAGCAGAGGTACACGGAGGGTAAAATgcactcagcctgcccaggaCTGAGATCAaatgctgctgacagcctgAGCAGTAAGGACTCTTATCTCGTGGGGATGACTGCAGTACCTGTAAGTCAGTTGTGAAAACCAAGGTCCTAAcaaatagatttattttaacAAGTGCCAGTTGTCAAAGTGAAGCACCAACAGTTCCAAACAACATCAGTTACGGACAGAACGCTTTTCAGTTTCAGGAATTCTGATTTGAAAGTTCTCATCACCAATTCTTCCAACAGAGAAAAGGTTTACAGTTGCGCTGCAGAAGCCAACAGGCATTGCCTGCAAATCTCCCTCACTCTAATCTCATCTGGAAGTTACAACTTTTGTTTCTAACATATTAGCGATTTAACCTCCTAGATTGCAAACTGAAGAGTCAGCGTTGTCACACACTCTACCTGGTTGTCTTGTTTTATCACATTCTGAGCAGCCAAAGTGTTGTTTTTGAGACTGCGAGCCAAACTTAGCATTTCCTCTGCTAACTTTTCCTGCATGTCTTGATGGTGCTGTAACACAGCATCCAGCTCCACTGCTGACTGCTTCTCATCAGGTGCAAGGCCTCTGCAAGGGcacaagggaaaaagaagagggattTGTATTTATGAGCTGACCTCCCAGTGGTTCCCCAGAATGTGCAACTCTCACAAAACAACACACGCTGCACCCAAATGGAAACGTGTCTGTGATTTAAGGCCACTGGGAAAGTAGGTCCCAAAGTGTGGAGCATCAAAATAAGAAACTCTGACTTACTTCCGCTTCCTTATGTTCGGCTCCTCAGAAtctggaaaagaagaatttgTGTTTTAGCACATTACACAACACCATGCAATCACAGGCTGAAAAAACAAGTTCTTTGCaagattttctttcccaaagaTGTAATCCCAGTTGGCCTTCTACACTGGGGAATAAGGATTTCAAATAACCACCTGTTTTCCACCAGGAAAAGACGGTACATAACATCATACATTTgggtgagagaaaaaaaacaacccgaGATGAATCACATCCCTGAGGGCACAGCTTAGCCCATGGGCCGCGGTGTTCTCTTTCAGGACACGTCAGATTGGCCTCACTCCAGCCACTGTTACAGTAGCTATGGAAACCACAAATTAATTCCTACCGGTTCCCTACATGAACAACATGGCTGTATATTTAAGAGAAGTTAAATAACACCTACTCTGAGCTCCTAAGATCACATGGTTTGCTCGCAGCAGAAGAGAACGTTAGCAGCGACAAACACAAACTGTCCTTGCTAATGCTAGAATTAAAACAGCTGTTTCAGAATGATTCTAGAGAAATAGGTTCCCGCAAGTCTCTTCTGCTGCACAGGTAACAGTGTTATGCTCTCACctattcagtgtttgttttgtttttctaaatcttGTATCTTGACACGAAGTGAGGCAGTAATTTAAAAGTACACCCTGGTCAGCCTCTAACATCTgaccttcctctttctttaccCATAAAGCTCAGGTCGATTAAAGTTagagaaaatgagattaaaCTTACCACTGATAGCCAAGGGATCCTGGGAggcaggaagagaaacagaacagaagattACACAGGGCTAGTGAAAAGGCTCATGAGGTACAATCatatgaatcacagaatcaaagaccTCCATGCACAGTATGGCACCTGTGCCCAGTATTTAGATTATccataggaaaaataaaaaggtgacTCCACCCCCAGCCTGGGACATATCTGAGGTACAGCCACCAAAGGCAACCAAACGTCATAAGAGACCATCTACAAACTAACAgtaaagaagcagcagcaccaaaaCATACTGTACCAAGCAGCTCACTCCTCATCTTGCCTGTGCAACGAGCCTTTGTCTGCAGATGAACTGTTTTGGTAGCTGGGGTTCTCTCCTTGACTGTAGTAGGAGTGCGCCCAGGGGCTAAGAACTGATTTGCCAGTGCCTTTTCAGTTGATGAAGACTGTAAGTAAGAAGAAACGATGAGAAAGAGTCACAAACATCATTCTGCAGTGTAAGGCCACCTGGATGTATGACTGAGGATTTAGGGAGCGCTTCCACAGCTGCTGGAACAGTCATGGAATTTAGCAAACTCCACAgtttggagaaggaagaaagaagttgCAGATTTCACACAGTAGCCTCTTTCAACAAAATACAATCTATTTATTCACTCTTGTCAAGGATTGCCTGATAAGATTTTAATAAGAGTTATCTTGAGATGTAAGATAAAAGCAAGCATAGGAACAAGGCAAGAAGGAGAATTTAAGTAGAGAATACTTCTTAAGTCTTTCCAAGGTAAATGAATATATCTTACCAATTTTTCAGCTTCTAGAAGTCCCTTTAGAAAGTCTACTTTACGTGTGTATTCATTGAGCAGTTCTGGGGGAGGCTTGCTATtggaattggaaaaaaaacaaacatgtgaACACCAAGAAGCAtcaccattttcttttgtttagaaGACTTTTCATATCAAATTAAACAGTGTGGGCTTTTTCAAGCAAGAAATAGCCTCAGTTGGGAGCATACCTGCAGCCCCCTCAGGCCACCTTGCCAAGGCACTGCCAACCAGAGAAGCGCTGTGCAGAGCCAAGGCTGACAAGGAGAACGAAGCGTGTGTGTGAGcatggcagagctgcacaactCCCCGatgcacttgggtcagggcaaccCCAGATATATgaacagactgagagaagaacaCTCTGACAGCAGCCCTACTGAGGAACcaggggttctggtggatgaaaaactgaacacaaatCAGCAGTGTATGCTTAGAGCCTGGAGAACcaacggcatcttgggctgcatcaataGGGATAGGAGGGGTGGCACAGGGCATGGAGGGGATCTCTCCCGCTGCTCTGCCCCTATGAGACCCCACTTGGAggactgcatccaggcctgggacctccagcacaggaaagatgtagaATTTCTGGATTAGGTCCACAAGAGGGCCACGATGATACTCAGAGCACAAAGAATGGTGAGGGAACTCggggtgttcagcctggagcagagaaggctccgaggaaACCTtactgtggcctttcagtacctaaagggaggtTGCAGacagcgacaggacaagggggaatggttttaaaaccATTAAAACTCCAAGATGTCACGGGAGGGTTTTCAGtgagagggcggtgaggccccAACACCACGACGTGATTCCGGACAGGGCTGCGGCTGCCTCCGCTCACCCCCCCCTCACCTGGACTGCTTCTTCAGCTCCCGCAGCATGTCCTCAAGGGCGGCCACGTACTGAGGAGAGAAAGGCTTTCAGTCGTCAGCACTACAGATAGATATTAATCCCAGCAATAGCCGCGGCACGGCTGGGAGCGCGGTCGGGCTTTAATGCTCTAACACCGGCTACCTCTGTTTACTTCGAGTAACAGAATCGTGCTGCTGAAGGCCGAGAGCTTTTCCCAGCCAGTCCCACCCCAACAAGAAGGCTGGGCCGCGCCTCACCTTCTCCAGCCGCCACTCCTCGGGAtcccgccgctccgccgccaGCGCCTCGCACCGGCTCAGC
This window contains:
- the USE1 gene encoding vesicle transport protein USE1 — translated: MAATRLELNLMRLLSRCEALAAERRDPEEWRLEKYVAALEDMLRELKKQSSKPPPELLNEYTRKVDFLKGLLEAEKLSSSTEKALANQFLAPGRTPTTVKERTPATKTVHLQTKARCTGKMRSELLGTDPLAISDSEEPNIRKRKGLAPDEKQSAVELDAVLQHHQDMQEKLAEEMLSLARSLKNNTLAAQNVIKQDNQTLSHSLRMADQNFEKLKDESDRLEQHAKKSVNWLLWIMLIVVCFIFISMILFIRIFPKLK